The genomic interval CTGCCTATGAGGCTTATTTCCTAGGCTCAATCACCTTTGCACCTTGGAAACGTATTTCGAAAAGTTGGGTTCCTTTACGGTGCAAATTCTTCACCTGATTGGCGGTCAATAACAGGTGATGGACAGCCGATCGACTCACTAAGCGAGGATTGCAGCACACTGCGGCTTGCCCTCTTTGTGACTAGAGTGATGAATCAATCCAACACATCTTGGTCCTTGTGTCTTCTCTCGCCAAGTGTGGGCATCGCTTTTCGTGAGGCTCAGACTTGCAAATGTGGCGCCCTCAATCTTATTCAGACCGGTTTATTAGGTGGTGGAGTCAGGCTACTAAAGACCAGTCAAAGGAAGTACAGAAAGGAGTTAATTCTTTGGTAGTTCTAGTGGCTTGGGAAATTTGGAAGCATTGCAATGATTTTGTCTTCAATGGCATCACTCCTAACATTGCAGTGGTCTTGCAAACAGTCGAGCAGGAGCGGAGACTTAGGGATTTAGCCGGCACTTCTGCGCTTCTTAAGCTTCCTTGGGGGCATGTAAACCAGTTCAACTAGGCGTTCTGGGAAGGCTAGCGTGTGCGtgtgtggtgtgtgtgtgagagtctGGGTTGGGGACCTCCAGGTCTTCTTCTTTGTATTGTGttgtttttcctttattttcatTCCCCTTAATGAAATGAAACACATGcctcttgtgtttttttaaaaaaacattacaatTCAGTTGTATTAGCATGCATGTCAACtgaataatttgaaaaaaaaagttaaatagaTTAGCATGCATACTAATGAAAATAGCCCACAGGGAATTCAACCACTAGAAAGAAAGCACGTGGGGATATGCCCTTACTTGAAGAAGATAGCTATGAAGCCAGTCTAGTGTTTGAGGGAATGAGTTTGCTGAAATGTCAACAACAGTCAATCCCTGTATAACATTTAACACAAGTTAAGAATACTCAAACCAAATGGTAATCCAATGCAACATAGATGattacatgaaaattttagacattaaattatttttggaactGTAACATATTTATCCCATTAAAATTACTGCATCGCTAGATTGTTGCAACTGCATACAGTAGtagttactccctccggttccATAATTCTTGGCGTTTCGGACAATAGTACGGtctccaaaaaatatattttactatgaattttctattataatgtctacaaaaaaacaagttaatattaattttatgaaattacTATCTAAGACTAATCTATACATCATGCTCCAGTGccttcaaactaaatattttgaaagttATTGGTAGTCTGAGTTATAATAGTTTGACTTTAGCATTCTTCAGAACGTTGAGAATTATGGAACTACAGGGAGTACTAATTTTAACAGAATTCATGAATTTCAGTAATCAAGGAGAAATTACCTGTGACTCAAAAGAACATAGGTAGTCCTGAATAAGCTTAAGGTTTTTTATGAGCTTCCGATGATCCTGAACAATGGCAAGTTAACATTAGGTAAAGTCAAATGAGCTAACAGCACTGAGTACATTACTaaggaaaaatataagcatttatagtCAATAGCCCTAACATCAGATAAAAAGTTCAGCCATTGTATAATGCATCAATACTGTCATCAATACTACTAAAAGTCACACAATGCAGCATTACCAGTACCACATGTCGTCTTTCACAATATGCCAACTGGTGATTTCTGTGTAAGCTAAAAAACATTTGGCTGAAATTCAACAAAGATTATGCATGGCTATTATATTCTTTATCTTGCATGGTTTACAAGAATGCAGATTACACAGCATTTTCCCCagcatgaaaaaaagaaactatttgtGCAATAACTTCTATGGTACCTGAGGAAGGCAATTATCCCTGGAAGCCCTGGTGGCTATCCATTCTTCTAACAATGCCTGCACAAAATGACAAAGCCAATGTGAAtaagaataataaatatttaaaacaaaacaatgaaaaaCAACTAAGCATCCCAGACATCGGTATTGATTACTCAGAACATGTATCCATTCCATAATCTACTCAATAATTTTTGGCAGTGGTGCTGATGtgaatgaaaataaattagtttgaACTCAATAGTTGTGGACAAATTTGTTGGGAGGACATACCAGAGCAGACAGCATCAGTGATGCCAAGGATTTAGTTCCTAGTCAAGTTTCAGTAGATTGTTGCTTGATTAGAAATATGAGTTTCCAGTTAGCTGGTTTGTTGGGTGCCACATAAACAATAAAGACATGCATCTCATGGTTGATCATGAAGAAACGAATTGGGCAATCAGTTGCCTTCAGCCTATCATTATCTCATCTTATGTGAAGTCCTCTTTCCCATCCATGGAACTAGGTTTAATTTAATCAAAAAAGAACATACAAGTATCTAAATTTGAGAGAGAGAACAGACCTTGTGATCAAAATCAGACATCCTCAACACAATTGGGACTACTATTGGTTCAGTGGCAGGTTTGTCCTTCTTAGTGGCGTTGTTTTTCTGTAGGTCCAAATCCTTATGGCCTTCACCTACCAAGTAGCAGAAACTGTGATCTCCCCTCATCAGTGAGACAGGAACTGACAAACTGGCCTAGTTGCCTCAAGTACTCTGGAATGTTGGATCATAGTAGGACTGAAGCTTTCTTATATTGGGTGCTCTCCCTACTTGCAACTAGATTATATTGTCCAGCTAGTACATACTACATAGTAATACAAATTGAGCttactttagtaatataaacaaaatttacttCCATTTGGCTTACCTTCAGCTCTGAGATTTTTCTCTGTAGAATATGCAGAATCAGAAGAGATAATTTCGTGGCTTTTAGCACAAGATAGCCCTTCACTTATTCTGCCCTCCTCAGACATGCACTCCTGACTATTAGAAGGGTCTTCCTTTGTAACATCCATTTTCTTCTCGTGTAGTTCATTTTCATGTTGCCTTTCTGTCTTGCTCTCTACAGATGCTGATGAATTTTCAGATTCAGCTACCCTTTTCTCCATTTTGGAATTATCATCCCTCTTTTCCTCGTCCATCAAATATATACTTGGATCCAAATGTATTCCCTACTTTGAAAATAGTTGTTAATATTAGATATAATCAGCCGCATGGCATATGGTTGCATGCTATTAAGAAAATGATAGACTACATATTCTATGCTTATAGTCAGGCAGCACCAACAAGATAAGTACTAGCAGTGGATCCATGCAACACCGACACCCCTCCTGACCTTCGTAGCCATGTCACGCACAAATGATATGTGCAGGAGGTGGTGGTCTGATGGGGTTATTGGGGGATTTGGGGATTTGTCAGTCATGCGTACATGGCATGTGGACCAAGGTTGACCCAGTAATCAAGATGCAAGGTATCATACCTCAATGATAATTGGCTTCCCATCTTTCATGGCCTTCTTCAAATCACCAGCCAAACCTAGtcaatatttatagataaccAGAAAACAGCACCTCAGTGAAAGTACCTGTATATAATCAATATGATGCAAAGAACAATTcattgaggaaaaaaaaactccccaCAAGATATCACATACCTTTGCGAACAACTCTGCATTCTCTGCAGAATTCTGTGATAAGCTCTTCAGGAGAATCGAAATCCCGAGCCCACACAGGCACTGAAGTAAGCGGGGCACTGCaaggagagaagagggggTGGGGGAAGAAGTGAAACAAAGAGATCATATTGCAACGGAGAATGGAGAGAAGAATTGAAACAACTTACTCTGTTGATGTCCGTAGCAACTCATACACCATGTCTGTCTACATGTTACAGTCAGGAAATGGATGGTCAAGGTAGAAATGATAACAAAGATGGAACATAAAACATGAcaaatgcagcagaaaaggGAAATAAACCTGCAAAACATTTGGTAAATTCAGCCTTCCAGCTAGTTGTGTAGCGATTGTTGATTTTCCTGTACAAGCAGTTCCACACACTAAAACTACTAGTGGTACTCTTTGATGATGGAATCTGCAGGACAAATACAACATAAACATACTGTCGAAATGCAACCGAAGTAGAATTGAAGTTCAAGAGGGCAAACATAAAATGAATGTCACGTTGGTGCAAATAGAGTACCCTACAAAGATAGAATATCGATTTAAGGATAAACCAAAACCCTAATTTGCACAGTTTTTTTACTGGTGCAGGACTATCATAGTGGTGTTGGAAAcaacaaattttgcaaatacCTTGTCATCATTTTGTACCGGTTAATATAATCCTCGCCATATCCCCGCTTCTCCATCAGCTGCAAAAGTTAGTGTCTTTTGAGTTAGAAATTAACGATTATCTTTACCacccaaaaacaattatctttAAGAATAGAAATCACCTTGAATAGGTTAGCCTCTAAGTCACTCTGAGAACTGCAAGATTACAAGCTATATTAGTGTAAACCAAAGAGGTAATTGATACGCATTTAACAGGATGAAGAGCatagacaaataaataaattgtggCAGCAGATAATTAGAAATTGGAGAAGTAAGGGAGGGAGGAACATACACATCAAGTAGGCTGTTGTCGACAAGCAGTTTCTTGAGTTCGAGGGCAATCTTAATGGCAACATGATTGGGTATCTGAAATGAAGAGAaaaggatgaggaggagggaggggattAGTTAGttaggaaggaaggaaggaaggaaggaggggaaggggattACCACCTTGGTGACGGTGAGCATCCTGCAGAGGAGGAA from Oryza brachyantha chromosome 3, ObraRS2, whole genome shotgun sequence carries:
- the LOC102704689 gene encoding uncharacterized protein LOC102704689 isoform X1, with protein sequence MRTAAAPDPLLLHTNASASASSSSLSQSQSQPPEDHAADSSDRASPSRNASSKYDFVKVKVWLGENADHYYVLSRFLLCRMLTVTKVIPNHVAIKIALELKKLLVDNSLLDVSQSDLEANLFKLMEKRGYGEDYINRYKMMTRFHHQRVPLVVLVCGTACTGKSTIATQLAGRLNLPNVLQTDMVYELLRTSTDAPLTSVPVWARDFDSPEELITEFCRECRVVRKGLAGDLKKAMKDGKPIIIEGIHLDPSIYLMDEEKRDDNSKMEKRVAESENSSASVESKTERQHENELHEKKMDVTKEDPSNSQECMSEEGRISEGLSCAKSHEIISSDSAYSTEKNLRAEGEGHKDLDLQKNNATKKDKPATEPIVVPIVLRMSDFDHKALLEEWIATRASRDNCLPQDHRKLIKNLKLIQDYLCSFESQGLTVVDISANSFPQTLDWLHSYLLQCIERGLLAACSESSKQGGS
- the LOC102704689 gene encoding uncharacterized protein LOC102704689 isoform X2: MRTAAAPDPLLLHTNASASASSSSLSQSQSQPPEDHAADSSDRASPSRNASSKYDFVKVKVWLGENADHYYVLSRFLLCRMLTVTKIPNHVAIKIALELKKLLVDNSLLDVSQSDLEANLFKLMEKRGYGEDYINRYKMMTRFHHQRVPLVVLVCGTACTGKSTIATQLAGRLNLPNVLQTDMVYELLRTSTDAPLTSVPVWARDFDSPEELITEFCRECRVVRKGLAGDLKKAMKDGKPIIIEGIHLDPSIYLMDEEKRDDNSKMEKRVAESENSSASVESKTERQHENELHEKKMDVTKEDPSNSQECMSEEGRISEGLSCAKSHEIISSDSAYSTEKNLRAEGEGHKDLDLQKNNATKKDKPATEPIVVPIVLRMSDFDHKALLEEWIATRASRDNCLPQDHRKLIKNLKLIQDYLCSFESQGLTVVDISANSFPQTLDWLHSYLLQCIERGLLAACSESSKQGGS